A single region of the Xenopus laevis strain J_2021 chromosome 4L, Xenopus_laevis_v10.1, whole genome shotgun sequence genome encodes:
- the LOC108714612 gene encoding testis-expressed protein 264 homolog translates to MSSVPEWVLISLIAVLVVILLLTLFALAVYSGLLTEVEVRAGPPPIRGVVLAYKFRVGPYDESGNLYTENVSLAPKLVSIGVYYDNPMKVPVEFCRYIVGSILSEGDEKPLPDHVRIFRKHGFKFCVLPEVNHAVMATFPYTTPFSIQLATTRVHPALEKYVKERKLCAHPYLEIYKGDKIIFMCPLSRQDEFYVPEMKELLRKEKGETGQPEPAAELECLLPEEILSLDLVSESPEELEGEGAQKKRHADSERSHSESGASGSSFEELDLDSSGAVAKAQMDPHNKWSQKTTESLEKERAEE, encoded by the exons ATGAGCTCTGTACCAGAATGGGTGCTGATTTCCCTCATAGCAGTCCTAGTAGTAATTCTACTTCTCACCTTGTTTGCCTTAGCTGTGTATTCAGGGCTGCTCACAGAAGTAGAGGTTCGGGCAGGGCCCCCGCCTATTCGAGGTGTGGTGTTGGCCTACAAATTTCGAGTGGGACCTTATGATGAAAGTGGGAATTTGTATACAGAAAACGTCAGTCTTGCTCCGAAGTTGGTGTCCATTGGGGTTTACTATGACAACCCCATGAAG GTCCCTGTGGAGTTTTGCAGATATATAGTGGGCAGTATTCTCAGTGAAGGAGATGAAAAGCCACTTCCGGATCATGTCAGAATATTCCGTAAACATGGCTTCAAGTTCTGTGTTTTGCCAGAAGTAAATCATGCAGTTATGGCTACCTTCCCATATACCACCCCTTTCTCAATCCAGCTCGCAACTACCCGAGTTCATCCAGCACTGGAGAAATATGTTAAG GAGAGAAAGCTATGTGCTCATCCTTATTTAGAAATCTACAAAGGGGACAAGATAATcttcatgtgcccactgtctcGCCAGGATGAGTTCTATGTTCCAGAGATGAAGGAGCTGCTTAGGAAAGAGAAAGGAGAGACAGGGCAGCCTGAGCCTGCAG CTGAACTGGAATGTTTGTTACCAGAGGAAATCTTAAGCCTAGACTTGGTCTCTGAGagcccagaagaactggaaggtGAAGGTGCGCAGAAGAAGAGACATGCAGACAGTGAGAGGAGTCACAGCGAGTCAGGGGCTAGTGGTTCCTCGTTCGAAGAATTGGACTTGGACAGCAGTGGGGCAGTTGCAAAGGCCCAGATGGACCCTCATAACAAGTGGAGCCAGAAGACAACAGAATCATTGGAAAAAGAGAGAGCAGAGGAATAA